Genomic DNA from Nonomuraea rubra:
CCCCGGGCCGCGGCCGGCTGATCCCGGTCGCCAGGTGCTCGGCGCCGACGGCGAGCGGGCGCGGGGTCAGCGCGTCGCCATGGCCGAGCCACGCGCGTACCGCCGCGGCCTCCTCGGACGGCAGGCCGGCCGCGAGCGCCTCCAGGCTCGGGCTCGTCATCATGGGACTGCTCCTTTACTGATCATGGCGGAACGCCAGGACGAACGGATCCAGTCGACGAGGACGGCGATCTCGACGTGGCTCTGCCGGTTCGAGCCGCCCCTCTCGTGGGCCAGGCGGGTCTGCTCGGACCACTCCCGCCTGAGCAGGTCGAGGCTGTCCAGCAGGGGCGGCGGCAGCGGCCGTGGCCGCCCGGCGTGCCAGACGGGGTAGCCGTCCCACGAGCCGACCGGGAGGGGCGCGGCTCCGGACAGGGCGAGCAGCGCCTGGTGCGTCGGGCTCGCCGCGCGCGCGGCGGGCGGCCTGGCGGGCACGCAGATCACGGTCAGGTCGGTCGTCGCGCGTGCCCCGTCGCGGTACTCCCGCAGGTAGTGCTCCAGCAGCAGGCGGCGGTCGAGCGCGTCCAGCGGGGAGCCGACCTCCCGCAGCCCCGCCGCCCACGGCTCGGCCAGCACGCCGGGCGGCACGGTCAGCCCCGCCTCGTGCAGCACCGAGACGAACACCGGTCCCGCCACCCGCAGGTCCTCGTGGCGGAAGGCGAGCGCGAAGTGCAGCGGCGCGGGCACCTCGCGGCCGTCCAGGCGCAACGCGTGGCTGATCACCCGCAGGTGCAGGTCGTCGATCCCGCCGGCCTGGGCCAGGCGCCGCATCCGGCCGGCGAGCCGCCGGGTCATCAGGTGCCTGTTGACGTTCGGCGGCAGCGGGGGCGGCCGCCGCGCGACGGCGGCCGGGTGGTAGGCGCCGGGCGGCCGCTCGGCGCCCAGCGACTCCACCGCGGCCGGGTCCCGCAGGGACACCTCGCGGACGAGGACCCCGGTCACGGAATCTCGGGCGGGTAGGGGACGGAGTCGAACCGGACGTCCATCTCGTCCGGGCCCACGCCGCGCCACTGCCGGAAGAGCCGCCGCCGCACCCTCGGCTCCAGCGGCGGGTTGACCGTCTCCGGCTTCGGCTGGGCCACCGACTGGGCCGCCCAGCCGAGCCCGATCATCGGGTCGATCGACGTCCACGCCCTGGCGTCCACGTCGAGCAACGTCATGGCCCTGGCGATGGCGTGCCACAGGTGCCAGTTCACCGCCGGCTCGCCGTTCGGGCCGGTGTTCATCATGTGGACCTTGCCGCCGTCCGGCATCCGCGGGTCGTAGCAGGTGCCCTCGCCGAGGTAGTAGAAGCCCTCGTCGAGCCGGCTGTGGCGGTAGTAGCGGTGCAGCACGCCCAGCTGCAGGCCGGACAGCAGCGCCAGCGCGTCGCGGGCGGGGGCGAGCCGCTCGACGAACTTGTCCGGGTAGGTGCCGTACTGCCTGCTGCCCCGGTAGAGGTAGAGCACGCCCTCGATGGAGCCGCCGGCGACCGCGCCGACGGCCTGGTAGGCGGCGACGACCTCGGGGGAGGGCTGCAGGTAGAAGTCCTGCTCGTAGACGTACCACAGCTCGTTGGCGCGCCGGTCGCCGTGCATGCCGGGGACCGGCGGCAGGTGGTGGCCCAGCGTCCCGGCCTGGTCGTCGTCCGCGCGGGCCGGCTGGACGGCGAGCGCGCCGGCTCCGACGGCGGCGCCGGCGACCAGCGCCGCCCGCAGGGCCTGGCGGCGGTTGATCTGCGTCATGGGTGCCTCACTTCTCTGGCCAGGGCGAGCAACAGGTGCTCGGGGGAGTTGAAGCCGGCCTCCTCCGCCCAGGTGGCGAGGTCGGTGTCGATCGACAGCCCGCGCTCGCGCGCCAGGGCGGTGGGGTCGGCGCTGAACAGCAGCTCTTCTTCGATCTCCGCGGCCTCGCCGGCCTCGGCGGCGGCGCGGGCCCACGGCTCGTACTCGTCGTCCCAGCGCAGCCGGTCGATGACGAGCCGGGTGCTGCGCTCGACGTGACGGGAGTAGAGCAGCCACCGCCACAGCAGGCGGCGGCGCGCCGCGCCGGCGGCCAGGTCGCGGAACCCGTCGTGGTCGAGGTGGTTGCGCCGCAGCCACGCGGCGAAGGAGTCGTCGGACGTGTGGCCGTGCCTGATCCGCCAGCGCTCGATCTCCCTGCCGACGTCCTCCTCGGCGGGCTCGATGCGCAGCAGGTCGGCCAGGACCAGTACCAGGCCCCGGTCCAGCGCGGCGGCGTTGGCGGTGGCGGCGTCGCGGTGCCACAGCTGCGCGGCGTCGGCGATGTCGGCCAGCGCGACCTCGCGCCCGTCCACGCGCACCCGGCGCTCGCGGTCGTGCAGCGTGTCCAGCCCGGCGGTGCGGAACACCGGCTCGCCCGGCGGCCTGGGCGGCGGGGGATCGGCGGCGAACGCGGCGAGCACGTCGAGCAGGGCACGGGCGTCGTCCGCCTTGGCGTCCACCGGGTGCTCCCGCCAGAAGGCGTCGAGCGCCGCCACCTCGGCCGGGCCCGCCCCCGAGGCCCGCAGCCGGTCCAGCACCGCCCGCCGGCAGCGGTCGGGGTAGTAGAGCGCCTTGGCCTCCCGCTCGGCCAGTTCGCACAGGCTCTCGGGCAGTCCGGCCGCGCGGGCGGCCAGCAGCGTGGCGCGGATGTTGACCATCGGCTCCGACAGCGGCACGTAGCGGCCGTCGTCGTGGCTGTAGCGCAGCGCCACCTCGTCGTCGTCGGTCAGGCGGCCGCAGGCGTACTGCTCGAAGACCGTGCCGACGCCGACCATCCCGTACCGTTCGAGCTCCGCCGCGCGCAGCGCGCCCATGCTGGAGGCGCCGAAGACGTGCACCCCCCGCTCCAGCGCGAGCAGGATCTCCTTGTGCCACACGGATCGGGCCTGGTGGAACTCCCCGTCGATCAGCCCGATGGCGGCCGGCGGGTCGTCCAGCAGGGACACCAGGTCGGCCTGGCGCGCGGGCGGCAGGTACGTGGCGCCGGGCAGCAGCCGGCGCGCCTCGTCCAGAGGCAGGCTGGGCCCGAGGAAGACCGCGACGCTCATGCCGCTCTCCTGGCCCTGCGCCCCGGCGCGTAGTTCTCCATGCGGTAGCCCTCCAGGCCGGGCACGACCACCTTGACCACCGAGACGGGGAAGTGCGGCGTGCTCAGGTCGACGGCCACCACGCGCTCCAGGCCGGCCGCGCGCAGCCGGGCGAGCAGCGTCCTGATGTCCTCCTCGAACGTCGCGCCGGACCGCGAGAGCGGGTCGGGCCGCACGGTGCGCAGGTCGCCGGCGCCGTCCTGCCACTCCCGCCAGCGCTCCATGCTGACGCGCCTGGCCAGGTCGCGGTGGCGGTAGATGTCGTCGCGGGACCCGGCGATGATGACCGTCCTGGCCTGCGCCGCCTCGGTGATGGCCCGCGACAGGGCGATCTCGGGGTCGAGATGCGCGCCGTAGCCGGTGAACGTGCCGGAGATCAGGCCGCTCTCGTCGACGACGTGCGCCATGTAGACCGGAACCCCGGTGTCGAGGGTGCAGTCGAAGACGATGGCCCTGGCCTTGGCCGCGGCCAGCCGGTCGAGCAGCGGGACGACCGAGGGGAAGGCGACGGCGTCGAGGTCGAACAGCGGCGGCGGGGTCCCGTTGCGCCAGCGCTCGGTGTGGCAGGTGACCGCGTCCCGCTCGATCACCTCCAGCAGCCCGGACAGCAGCGCTTCCGCCAGGGTGTTGCCCGAGGCCAGGCCGTTGGAGGTGACCTGGAAGGAGAACAGGTCGAAGACGCGGGCGTGCCGGTTGCCCATGTGGATCATGGAGACCGGCAGCGCCACCTCGGCCGCGCCGGCCAGGTCCCAGCCCCACGTCCACAGGTAGGGCCAGTCGTGCGGGAACGGGGCCGACCTGGCGAGCGGCAGGTCGGCCGCGTCCGGCACCAGGTGCTCCGCGCGCATCTCGGCGTAGGAGCGCCTGACGGTGCGCGGCGACCACTCCACCTCGGCGTGGTGCAGCTCGATCGACTCCATCGCGCCGGAGACCAGCGCGGCCGCCGTCGTGAGCCCCTTGCCCGAGCTCACGCTGAGCACCCGGCCGTTGGGGCGCACCGCGAGCGTGACCGGGATGCCGAGGCTGTCCAGGCCGGTGATGTCGGCCAGCCTGGTGATCCCCGCGCGCGGCAGGTACGTCCTGATGCGGGCGAGCGTCTCCTCGGGTGGAACGGTCCGCTGAGTGCCGTCCGAGTAACCCTTCGCGGTCTCCCCGGAGAGCACCGACGCCAGTTCCGTGGGGGACATCGCTGCGGGCGGCGGTGACGTGCGGTCCGTCATGGACGTGGCTCCGGCGGCAGGACGGCCGCGCCGAGCATGCGCCCCGCCCACGCGGGCGGCACGCCGGTGGCCAGGGTGAGCATCGCCAGGGCGGCCCCGAGATCGCCTTCGAGGAAGGAGTGGTCGCGGTGGAAGCCGCCCCGCACCAGGTAGTGCAGCGGGCCGTCGGCGCGCTGCTGGTGGATGTAGCCCGACCAGTGGTGGACGAAGTCGGCCGCCTCGGGCGGCTCCCACTCCGCGCGCGCCGCGCAGCCGAACCACACCAGCCCCGCCGCGCCGTGGCACAGGCAGGCGTCCATCACCTTGGCCCGCTCCGGCGGCCGGGTGAGCGCGGCCCGCGCCACCGCCCGCGCCTCGGCGGCGACCTCGGCCGACCCGGTGGCGCGGGCGGCGACGGCCAGGGCCATGGCCGTCCCCGGGTCGCCGTAGCACCAGGCGCTGCGCGAGGGCTCGTACCGGCTCTCGACCGAGTGCGGGTAGACGGTGCCCTCCAGCGGCCGGCGGTGGTGCATCAGCCAGCCGAGCGCGGAGCGCAGCAGCTCCTCGCCGCGCTGGGCGGACGGCAGCCCGCTCATGGCGAGCGAGGCCAGGAAGGACACCAGCCCGGCGCTGCCGTGCGCCACCCCCAGGTCGCGGTGCCCGACGACCTCGGGCCGGGTGCGCAGCCTCGCCTCGTACGGCGCGAGCCGGACGAACAGGCCGTGCTCGTCGTGCTCCGCCCGGCTCTCGACGACCGTGACGAGCTGCGCGGTCATCTTCTCCCGCACGGCGGGATCGGGATGGGACAGCGCGTAGACGCCGAGCCCCAGCAGGCCGCTGGGCAGGTCCACGTCATGGTCGTCGGGGAAGTTGGTGATCCAGTCGAGGATCATGCCGTCGAACCTGTCGAGGCCCTTGAGCTGCATGCCGGTGTACCGGGACAGCTGGAAGGCGGTCCAGCCCACCTGGGCGACCCCGCCGAACAGCCACGGCTCCACCCCTCGGAAGCCGCTCAGCAGGTCGAGCGCCTCAAAGAAATGATCACGCGCGGAAAAATCCTCGCCAATGGCCCGTTCGAACTCGAGCGCGGCCAGCGAAAGGTCCAGCAGCAGCACGATGTTGGGCGTTTCCTGAATACCCGTCCGGGCGTCCGCGTAAATCAATCGAGCTAATTCCAGGTCGCGCAAGGTTTTCCCCTCTCAGGCAATGCACGGGATCGGGCACAACACTCGCCATTGATGGGAAGGGGGAGTGTGATGTCAAGAGAGCGATGCTGAAATGCCTGGTCAGATGCGGTCTCGTGTCTCGCCGGCGGGACGTGGCGGGCACGGGGAGGCGAAACTCGCGATAGTCCGGGGCTATTGCCCGATCCGGTTGCCTGGCTTAAAGTCCTCGACTGTGCGGCCGAGCCGGCCGCGCCAATCCAGAAGCAGAGGAGGTGAAATCAAGATGGCCAAGGCTGAAATGATGGGCGACGTTCTCGACCTTTCCGTGGACCTGGAGGTCTTCTCCACGCCGAACGGTGGCGAGCAGGGCGTTCTCACGTCCGTCCAGGAGCCGGTGGCGGGTGGCTGGACCACCTCCACCACCTGCTGGACCTGCCCCTGGACGTGTGACTACTGCAACACCTCGGAATGCACCTGCTAGTCAGGCCGCACCAGTCGGGCGGTGTCGCGACCGTGACGCGACACCGCCCGCGCTTTAGGAGGCCCCCGTGGCACTGAAGGTCCCCGGAGCCAGACGTTCGGCTCCTGCCAACATTATCGACGCTCTGCGGCTCAGCCGGGAGGCCAGTCCTGGCCTGTTCTGGCTCGTGGTCGTCGCGTTACCGGCGGCCGAGGGGTTGCTCGCGCTCTCGCTGCTGGCCGTCTTCCGCGGCGGCGCCGATGCCTTTCTGAGCAACTCGTCAGTGCCCGGGGAGACGGTGGAACGCATCATCCCGTGGCTGGGCGTCGCCATCGTGCTCACGCTGTTCATGATCTTCATGGCGAACAGCAGGCACACCGTCCAGGAACTGCTCCTGGACCGGGTGCGGCAGTTCAGCGCCCGCCGCATGCACCGGGCGATCGCCATGCTGGAGCTCGTCGACTTCGACGACTCCCAGGTGCACGACCGCATCAGCAGGGCGGAGGCCACGGCCGACTTCAAGCCGCGCCAGGTGGTGCGCGGCATCACCGCGCTGATCGCCAGCGGTTTCCAGATCGTGGTGTTCACCGGGATGCTCGTCTTCCTGCAGCCCCTGCTCCTGCCCATGATGGCGCTGGCCGCCGCACCCGTGCTGCTGGTCTCGTCCAAGCTGGCGGGCCAGCAGTTCGGGTTCTTCCACGCGGTGACCCCGCTGGAACGGCGGCGCCGCTACGTCGGCTGGCTGATGACCTCCCGCGAGCCGGCCGCCGAGGTGCGCTCGTTCGGCCTCATGCGGGACTTCGCCAGGCGCTACGACGAGCTGACCGACGAGCGCTACGCCGAGCTGCGCCGCATGGTGCGCGGGCAGTGGCGCAACCTGCTGGTCAGCCAGGTCTCGTTCGGCCTGGTGCTGACCGCGGCCGTCGGCCTGCTCGGCTGGTTCTTCGCCAGCGGCCGCATGGACGTGCCGACGCTGCTGACGACGGTCGTGGCGCTGAGCAGGCTGGTCAGCGCGGTCGGCGGGCTGGGCGGCCCGATGGCCGAGCTGTCGGAGGCCGGGCTCTTCCTCGGCGACCAGGCCGCCTTCTACGACCAGCTCAAGCGGGCCGAAGAGCTGGAGCGCGGCCGCGCGCTGCCCGAGCGCCTGCGCGAGCTGCGCGTACGCGACCTCACCTTCCGCTACCCGGGCGCCGAACGCGACGCGCTCGCGGGCGTGGACATGACGATCGGCGCCGGACAGCTCGTCGCCTTCGTCGGGCCCAACGGCTCGGGGAAGACCACCATGGCCAAGATCCTGTCCTTCCTCTACCGGCCGGGCGACGGCACGGTGAGCTGGAACGGCCAGGACATCGCCGGCCTGGACCACAAGGCGCTGCGCGACCACGTCACCGCGGTCTTCCAGGACCACATGACCTACCACTTCAGCATCGAG
This window encodes:
- a CDS encoding ABC transporter ATP-binding protein, with amino-acid sequence MALKVPGARRSAPANIIDALRLSREASPGLFWLVVVALPAAEGLLALSLLAVFRGGADAFLSNSSVPGETVERIIPWLGVAIVLTLFMIFMANSRHTVQELLLDRVRQFSARRMHRAIAMLELVDFDDSQVHDRISRAEATADFKPRQVVRGITALIASGFQIVVFTGMLVFLQPLLLPMMALAAAPVLLVSSKLAGQQFGFFHAVTPLERRRRYVGWLMTSREPAAEVRSFGLMRDFARRYDELTDERYAELRRMVRGQWRNLLVSQVSFGLVLTAAVGLLGWFFASGRMDVPTLLTTVVALSRLVSAVGGLGGPMAELSEAGLFLGDQAAFYDQLKRAEELERGRALPERLRELRVRDLTFRYPGAERDALAGVDMTIGAGQLVAFVGPNGSGKTTMAKILSFLYRPGDGTVSWNGQDIAGLDHKALRDHVTAVFQDHMTYHFSIEENVSLGDLARAGDHAAVTGAIEAAGAAEMVARLPAGAATELGPEFGDGTSLSGGESQRLALARALFRDRELVILDEPTSALDPVADHALLRDLRGLLRGRTAVVISHRFSNVRHADQIFVFDGGRIVEQGSHESLMLARGLYAEMYSLQADAFAEEPA
- a CDS encoding lanthionine synthetase LanC family protein, with the translated sequence MLLLDLSLAALEFERAIGEDFSARDHFFEALDLLSGFRGVEPWLFGGVAQVGWTAFQLSRYTGMQLKGLDRFDGMILDWITNFPDDHDVDLPSGLLGLGVYALSHPDPAVREKMTAQLVTVVESRAEHDEHGLFVRLAPYEARLRTRPEVVGHRDLGVAHGSAGLVSFLASLAMSGLPSAQRGEELLRSALGWLMHHRRPLEGTVYPHSVESRYEPSRSAWCYGDPGTAMALAVAARATGSAEVAAEARAVARAALTRPPERAKVMDACLCHGAAGLVWFGCAARAEWEPPEAADFVHHWSGYIHQQRADGPLHYLVRGGFHRDHSFLEGDLGAALAMLTLATGVPPAWAGRMLGAAVLPPEPRP
- a CDS encoding YcaO-like family protein, which translates into the protein MTDRTSPPPAAMSPTELASVLSGETAKGYSDGTQRTVPPEETLARIRTYLPRAGITRLADITGLDSLGIPVTLAVRPNGRVLSVSSGKGLTTAAALVSGAMESIELHHAEVEWSPRTVRRSYAEMRAEHLVPDAADLPLARSAPFPHDWPYLWTWGWDLAGAAEVALPVSMIHMGNRHARVFDLFSFQVTSNGLASGNTLAEALLSGLLEVIERDAVTCHTERWRNGTPPPLFDLDAVAFPSVVPLLDRLAAAKARAIVFDCTLDTGVPVYMAHVVDESGLISGTFTGYGAHLDPEIALSRAITEAAQARTVIIAGSRDDIYRHRDLARRVSMERWREWQDGAGDLRTVRPDPLSRSGATFEEDIRTLLARLRAAGLERVVAVDLSTPHFPVSVVKVVVPGLEGYRMENYAPGRRARRAA
- a CDS encoding TfuA-like protein, coding for MSVAVFLGPSLPLDEARRLLPGATYLPPARQADLVSLLDDPPAAIGLIDGEFHQARSVWHKEILLALERGVHVFGASSMGALRAAELERYGMVGVGTVFEQYACGRLTDDDEVALRYSHDDGRYVPLSEPMVNIRATLLAARAAGLPESLCELAEREAKALYYPDRCRRAVLDRLRASGAGPAEVAALDAFWREHPVDAKADDARALLDVLAAFAADPPPPRPPGEPVFRTAGLDTLHDRERRVRVDGREVALADIADAAQLWHRDAATANAAALDRGLVLVLADLLRIEPAEEDVGREIERWRIRHGHTSDDSFAAWLRRNHLDHDGFRDLAAGAARRRLLWRWLLYSRHVERSTRLVIDRLRWDDEYEPWARAAAEAGEAAEIEEELLFSADPTALARERGLSIDTDLATWAEEAGFNSPEHLLLALAREVRHP
- a CDS encoding twin-arginine translocation signal domain-containing protein; this translates as MTQINRRQALRAALVAGAAVGAGALAVQPARADDDQAGTLGHHLPPVPGMHGDRRANELWYVYEQDFYLQPSPEVVAAYQAVGAVAGGSIEGVLYLYRGSRQYGTYPDKFVERLAPARDALALLSGLQLGVLHRYYRHSRLDEGFYYLGEGTCYDPRMPDGGKVHMMNTGPNGEPAVNWHLWHAIARAMTLLDVDARAWTSIDPMIGLGWAAQSVAQPKPETVNPPLEPRVRRRLFRQWRGVGPDEMDVRFDSVPYPPEIP